Below is a window of Oreochromis aureus strain Israel breed Guangdong linkage group 4, ZZ_aureus, whole genome shotgun sequence DNA.
CATTCATATTTCAAAATGCTCAGTATTGCACATTGCTCAACTGTACCTTTGCTCATGACACGTACAGTTTATGAGTCTTTAGAAGTTCTATAATGCATTAAAGTCTATGGAGCCCAATACTCTCCTGGTTTCCTCAGCAGTCACTGATGTTTTTGtctattttttgtcttttgactAAAGAGCATTTAGCTGAACTCAAACCAGAGATGCTGCAGATGTCTTCTTCAACGCCAGAGGCATCAAGCTTTATTAGTTTGGGAGTCACATATAGCCCAGGAAAATAACTGCATAATAACTAATAACACATCCACGTTTTTACTTTACAGCTAATATAAAAACGAGAAGATTTAGGATGAACAGCTTTAGAtgtctcaagaaaaaaaagtatttgtccGTTTTTCACCCTCAGTGTTGTCAAGAACCGTGCCAGCGTGTTTCCTCAGTTTAACCAATTCACTTGTTTTGGGGAAGACAGCCTGTGAGTGTTGAGTGTTACAAAATACAATCATGAACCAGTTCAAAGGTCAGATAAAAAGGGTGAATGCCAACGGAGATAACAGAGTTTAACAGAACCAAAATGTATCtacatttttaagaaaaagaaaaaagaagaacatcATGTGGTGAGTGTGTGAATGCTAGTTTGTAGTGACGGAtccttaaaaagagaaaatcaaaaCCAGAACAAACCCATACACACCTGTCTGCTGGGATCTGTTAACACAAAACCAGAAAGACAAAGAAGGTAAAGTATGATGAATGTCCTCAGTAGTTTGTGACTGTGAAAGCCAAAATGGACCCTTTGGTGGAGCGCTTCTAACACTTCAGCAGCCCAGCAGAAGGTTTTATAAAATTGTCTTGCTGATCTTTCCCCTTTACACCTTTTTTGTAACCACTCCAGCCCTAGAAGGTAATTtaatgtctgtctgtctttctgtgcaCAGAAACCAAACTGCAAACAGCAACGGTGTCCAGTAAGTTTACTCCAGTGCTGTACCTTAGCAGTGTTTAAAGGGGATCCATTATGTTCTcacttattttgttttgggGCTCTAATATAGTAGCTTAGTAGTTCAACATAATCTTTATTTATCCCACACTGGGGGATCATCCTCTGTGTGAAACAAGTTCCTCCCGCTTTCAAGCCAActttgttctgattggctgccccttgaTCATGAACATTTGAACAAACGTGTGTGGACCATCCAATGCCAGGCATTTGGTGCCATTCCAGAGCAGCCTTCTCCCTCAGACGAGCTGGGACATTTCACCTCTAAACATTTTTAGGTGATTCAATCAAAAGCCCAAACATAAAATTATGGAGTGTTGGGAAGCACTTACATACAGTGCTTCCctttttatccaaaacacacagtggagtctctgtgtgcgtgtgtgtgttcagtgagAGAGGAGATAAAGTGCCTGTAATGCGCCGAGTTGTGGAAACAACTTCTGTAATCCTTCATCATGTGACTCATAGTAATAATCACTCCATAATGAAGAGAGCTGTCCGCCGTGCAGCAGGTGAGACGCACACAGAGAGACGCAGAGCTGCTTCAGCAGTCACTCCGCAAACCTTAACGGACTTACACGTCAACACCTTCCGGTAAGTATCGCTCACAGCCTGGTTGTTGCTTTGGAAAGTGTTCAAGTGATGGGTGACAGATGTTTGTTTCGTTATAATCTGCTTCTTATCAGACTTGACCGCACTGGATAGTTTGATCAAATGCAATAAAAGCACTTAAGCAAACTTTTGCCacctgcagctgctccagggGCATCATGGCTCCCTGTAAACaagccaagaaaaaaaagccagcaGTGGTGATTCAGTGAGTCATCAGTCATTGTCTGTCGGTTTTAATGGTAAATACCAACAATGGCTTCTGTTGATTACAGGGTTCGGAAAAAGGCTCTACACTGTTgtgacccttttttttttcattcattcattcattgacAGCCAAAATATTCAAATGCAAATCAGCCTGTGAATCACAGCCGGGAGATCTGTTCTATAAATACGGATCCAAACCCCCCTGTTGTCCTCGCAGGGCCCGACAGAGGTGATCCTGCGAAGCAGGAAGGAGAGCAGGAGAGCGCAGAAACTCTTTTTCGGGGAGGAGAGCGCAGTGTCGTAGAATGTCAGTTGTGGGCGCGCAGCCTTTCATCAAGCCAATGCAGTCCCCACCTTCAGTTTCGCCCGGTATCCAAAGGAGACACACGCTTCCCGCGAGTGAAGTCCGACCGCTCAACACGCAAGATGCCATAAGCGTCTTTGAAATCGAGCGAGAGGGTAAGTGATCCTTCCTGTGGGTCTTATGCTGACGCAGAAATCCGCTCAGACCTTTGCTGAGTGTGAATAATGATTTTGTTATTATAATCACATTAAAGTGTGGTTTAATGTGGGGATTCGATTTATTTAACGAAGTCACGTGATGCACTTTCTCTTGGTGTATGAACTAAAGATGTCGTGATTGCTCCACAGTCGATTAATTGATGGATTTGGTCCGTCTAAATGTGTGCGTAAAAGTTGTGCCAAACCGCTACTGCGCACGGGCCaccaatctctctctctctcgctctcactcgctctctctctctctctctctctcagcatTTATCTCAGTGTCAGGTGAGTGCCCCCTCCACCTGGATGAAGTACGTCACTTCCTCACACTGTGCCCAGAGCTATCCATGGGCTGGTTTGAGGAGGGTCGGCTGGTGGCTTTTATCATCGGCTCTCTGTGGGACCAGGACAGACTCACCACAGTAAGATATCctgcattttctctctctctccgtcctTTCACAGTTAAAAATAACCACTAATTATTAAACCTCCCCTTTCCGCTCCACTTTAGGATGCGCTGACGCTCCACAAGCCCTGCGGCTCCACCGTGCACATCCACGTCTTGGCTGTCCACCGCACTTTCAGGCAGCAGGGCAAAGGTCCCATCCTCATGTGGCGTTACCTGCAGTATCTCCGCTGCCTGCCCAACGTGCGCCGAGCGGTGCTGATGTGCGAAGACTTCCTCATCCCCTTCTACCGCAAGTCGGGCTTCAAGGTGCTGGGGCGATGCGCCATCACCGTGGCCAACCTGACCTTCACCGAAATGTGGTACCCAATCAGCGGCCACGCATACATGCGCCGCAACAGCGAAGCGATCCGCTTCCCTCAGCACCCTCTGACTGTGCCCCTGACAAAGACTGACGAACGCGTTGATGTATGAAGTGCTTACTGAGGGCCGAGCAGGCTGTCTCTAATCTAAGAGGAAGGAATTCAGTGTTGTTCTCTGTAGCATCTTTCAGGGTTTGTCTCAAGTTTCCAGCCGTTTCTCTGATTTATTGGACTTTTGATCCCATGTGAAATGATTTTAATATGTATAATAAAACAAAGGATGTATACTGTACTGTGACGTGTTATAAATATGCGAGAAGAGTCAAGTAGTGAGTAACTGGAGTTAAATGTCGCATTTGTGGTAGATTTTGCGCTTGGGTGTAAAGCTGTCTCCTGCTCAGCACCTTCCTGGGCTTCCTACAACTGTGGTCTGACGTCAGTAAACCGGGCTTTAGCAGCTCAGTCACAGCTCCACCatcctccagctcctcctcaGATCCATTAGGGGGCATTAGCTATTGTAAACGCCAGGGGGGATTAGTTAACCCGTAGGACCAATGACCTTTACCTAAAGAAGCACAAACAGAGTAGGTTGGAGTTAGTTGTGATGACAGTTTGACAAATCATGTAATTTTTTAAGTTCTTTTCTGTTACAGTGtttcaataaaatgttttatactGTTTTTTAAGATGAAAACGTTTcgtttttaatgtaatttgtaCTCTCAGACATTTCATATTCCCTTTGCCGTAAGATTGCACTAACCATAGCCTACACAAGCACCCACTGTCTTTAGCTGTCCCTGCACTCCACGCTGTAGACAGTGTGCTGTGCAGGTGAAGCTGTAATCCATGACACAGTCACCGACTCAGGTGTAATCCCCTAACGTACCAGGACGAGCTGCTCCCACCCCTCTGAAGGACAAACCTGGTAGTGGTCACCTCAGAAATGACCCAGAACTGTCACATCAACACTACCGCAGAGTGGAAGTCTGAATGTAAGCTCATTTatgaatatatattaaaatgatATGGGGAGAATAATCATCACAGGTTTAAAATTGCTCTCTCTTTGATGTGAGAGACAAACTGGATTCTATCTTTACACTTTGTGCCTTAAAGATCAGGTACTTATTTAGACCCCCGTATTTTCTATGTCATGAAGGCCACATTTTGATCTCTGGTGATTTGGCACTTCCCTGTAATGGTCCAAAAATGATGATTATGGTCCAAAAGTAAGGAATTTGAATCTGCACCTGTAGCCACTAAACACAGAGATTTAAACTCGtcagaaatgtaaataaaactttaaaaccatttaaatatAATCCaaccattttcttccacttacccAGCTCTAGTCTGTCCCAGCTGTCAGTGTGTAAGTATGTAAGTATGTGCATACAGTAGTTTTGTGAAGTATGAAGACATAATGATGCAAGACTCAGACTGTGAAAAATCAGTCAGTGCGTCTCATCTGATCACCTTAGgatcagctgttttttgtttgtttttaataataactTATTAAATAATAACTATTATATTGAATAAAGGTGcacaacatttttcttttcttccagcAGTTTTGAGCTCTGAGGGATACTTTGAACCAGCCAATGAGGACACGGCACTGAAGTATTACAGGAATTGGATGTTACTAAAGTTACTAACAGGCACATGCCGCCTTGTGCCCAAAGGACATTGTGACAAACTGTGATGAGAGCATCCACCGACCCTGCCTTTAAGCTACCTTTACAAGCGTTACAAAAACGTCTCTACTGGAAATTGTTTAGACACAAGAAGGACTCATAGTTAGAAAATAAGTATCATATCAAAATGTAAACAGGAGGCCTGCTATGACTTGTTTTGACCAGCCACTGGTAGCATTTTTCTTACTGTAAGTCACAGACATTAAACTGGTGCAGTTTTTCTATTAATCAAAACATGAGatgaaaatttgaaaaaaaaatagttgcaaataaatgtaaaactgaTTGGGGTGCAGTTATACACCCAATAGTCTCCATTTGGTACACCTGATCAGCTGTgcgttaatgcaaatatctgatcagccaatcacattgcagcatttcagtgcatttaggcgTGTAGACATGAACGaggtgacctgctgaagttcaaactgagcatctgaGTGAGAATGAACTGGGATTTAAGTAGCTTTGAAGGTGGCATGGTTgctggtgccagacaggctggtctgagtgtttcagaaactgctcattttcccacacagccatctgtaggctttacagaaaatggtctgaagaagagaaaacatccagtgagcGATAGTGTTCTGGCCGAAAGGTGATGGTAAGCCAACTCACTTCCTGATTTATTACAACCACAGAAGAGCATTTCTGAATGCACATTGAACATGGAACTGCAGAAGAGCACACTGCGTGGTGCTTGTGTCAGCTAAACAGGAAACTAAGGCTACAATTAGTACGAGCTCACcaaattggacaatagaagaaGTTTTATTAGCTAGAATCGGTTAAACGTTGCCTGATCTGATGAGTCTCCGTTTCTTCTGTGACATTCAGATAGTGGgtgtcagaatttggcataaacatggatccatcctgcctggtATCAACAGTTCAAGCTGATGCTGCTGGTGTAAAGGTGTgggggggatattttcttggttaACCATGGGTCTCGTAGCACCAAATGAGCATCATTTAGACATCACAcctattgttgctgaccatgttcatTCCTGTATGACCGTAGTGTACCCACCCTCTGATGTCCCCCTCAGATTCAAGCCATCTACCTTGTTGAATCTgggccacaaagaattaaagcagttctgaaggtaAAAGGCGGTCCGAGCAAAAGCCACCTACCTAATAAAGCAGCTGGTAAATGTATGTTTATGCCATGAAAGTTATGTCTCTCTCTTTTACTGTATAAAAATGTTCTCttcaaatatgattttttttccaggaaACTGAACTATTTCAATTTTTGactcatttttaaaatcttgttgTAGACTTTGGGAAGGATGATTGCATTAAAgattttttcacattctttcaGTTACATTTTCCTCTTCTAGCAGAAATCTGCAGAGTGAAGTTGGCTCGCAGCAATATTGTCTTATGGCTGATTCCAGCCAGCTGGCACCTTTGCACATTTTGCTCGATGGGAGTTTCTTCCTCCTGGCAGAACGTTTTATTTTAGTCTTGTGATACTGAGGTCTTCATAAGGACATGCATGCTGTTTATTTAAGGATTTGTCAGTGTGTGGAGGACTGTGATGACAACTCATGGTTTGCAGCTTTATATTTAAATGCTTTCAGTAATGATCAATTTCAAGTAGCAACAATAGACCGAAAATTTGCTGcctatatttatttaaagagtGCAAATACGGGACGGGCTGCCTGAATGAGAGTGCTCTAAATAGTAGCTGATATGTTGCTGGCATGATTGCAGGGCAGGCATATGTGAGGCTTTGCCGTCTTCATTCACAGAGTCCAAATCAATTCAGAGACTCATTGTCAATGTTTAACCGATAGCGCCGCAGTCTAGAATTATAACGGCAataatcaaacaaaacaaagaggaGCTTCCAATTATCGCATACGTCACTCGGGCAATAATCGGTGAGTCCAAAGAGGCCACTTTTGCTGCTACACACTAGTGATGCTGCCATATTCTGCATCATTCAGCAGGCTTTTTAATGGGCAGGCGGTTATTAGACACGCATTATGGGGttagacacaaaaacatctgaaaTCCACAATTTAACTCCAATTGTCACTTTGAAAAAAATGAGAATTTACATCATCACGTGAGCCAACTACATTAAGTGAGATGACCCAACCCAATCAGGCAACATCCTTCATCCCCCCGGCTTTGGACACAGAGTGGGGCTACTGCAGTCTCCAGACAGGCTCATGTGCAATAATCCCACAAAGTCCTTACAGTCACCGGGTAATCTGGCAGGCAGACATCCCAGCATGGAGGCCACACATTCCCAACAACCGTTTTCTGTCACCACCGCAGTGTTAGACCATAACCAATATCACAATTTAATCACATGCGTAAGACAAATCAGCTTCTGCACGCTCCTTTGCTCATCGGCCTGCAGACAAGAAGGCGTGCACGTCGCTGGACCAGTCTGTTATTAGACCCACGCCTCATCGTGTTCGACCTTGTTAACCTTAACGCACTACGGTGCTCTTATGTGATTCATGTTTAATCTGTATCCTTAATCCACCATTTCCAAACATATGACTCGCTGGGGTTGGCAGCCTTGTACAGCTATTTTCATGAGAGGGGTATTTGTAGTTGCAACACACGCGTGACTGTCTTATGAAGAACACTGTTTCTGGAAACGCGCGATCCCTCATATTAATAATGAAAACCAGGAGTCCATGGTCATCACggactgtatataaaacatgGACAAAGCTGCACAAACTAAAAAGTGAAGGCAGTAGAACTAGAAAAGTGGCTTGAACCTGcaatgtccagcagggggcaacaaATGCAGCTGCATAAAGTTGTACAGAAGTCTTCTTTATGACCTGAGTAAACGCTTTCCAAATGAGTTTATAGGTTCTATTGCTACTTTCAGATCATACCGACTCAGTTCTGCAGCACTTTGAAGTTCAGGTTACACCCAGGACAGGTCAAAAGCCTATCACAGGCTGCAGCTGGttgtattttaaataacaaggcagaaaaaaaatcaaagtgaagCATTTTAATAAGACCCTATGCAGCACATAcataacaaaaaataacttTGTTTTCACAGCAGACCAACAATagaactggaaaaaaagaaacagataaAAGCATGCAGCTCTACCAGacttttttccattgttttcaaAACATATGAACACCtgtctttctccttttctttcccaACTAAATATGTTAATTAGACTTTTCATGCACCCTCTAGCACCAGTGTCTGtagaaaataaaatctttagCAAAATCTAGACTTTAAAACTTCCTAGAAACGGAAGTTTGAGTATGATGGAGCATTTGCGCCGTCAGTGGAGGTTGCAGGAAGGAGCAAGAGGCCTGTGCTGATATCTTTTCTACACAGATCCATCGCCTGTTTGTATGATATCTTCTCTTTACTGATGGGGTCCACCAGCTCCTTTGTGTGGGAAGCCTCATCTTGCAGATCTTTTGCCGTTGTGCTGTCAATCAGCCCGGTGGCGAGAGCTTCCTTGACAGTGAGGCGGCCTGCTTTGGTGGGATCCACCAACCCGCCGATCAGATACTGCGCCTCTAAGTACCTCCTGGCATTTTCTTGGGGAATGAACCCTTTCTGTGCTGCCTGTCCTACAGCAAGACGCTGTTTGGTCGTAGGATCCTCGACTCCGGTGAAGGCCTTCTGGGCATTCAGAAGCTTATACTTTTGGTTTGTGTCAATGAGGCCCTGTTCAGCTGCTTTGTGGACAGACAGCTTGTCCTTTTTGCCCAGATCAACTATTCCGCCGGTGGCTGCTTGTGCCTCCAGCAGCTTTAGAGCAGTGTCGGCATCAATGAGACCGCGGGTGAGGGCACTTCTCACAGACATGCGGCTTTCGGTGGTGGTATCAAAAATGCCAGAGATTGGGAAAAACTCATCACCTGGTAAAGCACTGAGGTTGGTCAGACTGCCGAGACTGCCGCTGTATTGAGTGTTTAGGTTAGTGTAGGAGGACCTCAGAGATGAAGACATGGAGCTCAAGGGAGAGGCTGAGATGGGTTTGGTAGGAGTGGATGGGATTGTTTTAGTGGGAGATTTCGGCATTAATGGAGGAACGTAGGGCTTGCTTCTTTCGCCTGCAACGAGGAGAGCAAACTCAGAAATGGGCATTTTCCCTTCCTTGTAGCGGCTCACGTCACGTTGAGTCAAACGGCCCTCCCTCAGAGCATCCTTCACAGAGTACTGATTCCCACTTTTTCGATCGTGCAAAAGGATTGTATCTCCACCTGGACCAGTTGAAGTGATTTCCTCCCAGTCACACTCCAGCTCTGACAGTTTGATGTACTGGTTTCGATCGATTAGTCCCTGTAAGTAGGCATCGTAGGGTGACAGATCTTTACCAGTTTCGGGATCCATGATGGTGATCTTGGTGGAAAGATTTGCCTCTCTGGTTTGAGTCTCAGAACGGTCCTCATTCTTTATTTTGTCCAGCATCTCGATGATGAGTTTGTCTTTCTCGTGTATTTTGTCCTTCTCTTTTAGGATCTCTTTTTCAAGCCGTTGTATTTCAGAGGACGTCTTAAGACTTCTCTGCCGTACCATCAGGTTCCTCTCACTCATCAACTTGGACTGTTGCTGGAAGGTGATGCTGATGCTGTGTCTTTGGGACTCTAAGGCTTTGAGCTGCTTCAGGAGATCTTCCTTATCTCTCTGCAGAGCATCTCTCATGGAAATGAGAGTGGTCTCCTCCTGAGAAGTCACAGACTTTGACGTCTGCAGATGGGTCATTTTGAGGTGCATGCTTTGAATGTTGT
It encodes the following:
- the LOC116327149 gene encoding serotonin N-acetyltransferase-like, which translates into the protein MSVVGAQPFIKPMQSPPSVSPGIQRRHTLPASEVRPLNTQDAISVFEIEREAFISVSGECPLHLDEVRHFLTLCPELSMGWFEEGRLVAFIIGSLWDQDRLTTDALTLHKPCGSTVHIHVLAVHRTFRQQGKGPILMWRYLQYLRCLPNVRRAVLMCEDFLIPFYRKSGFKVLGRCAITVANLTFTEMWYPISGHAYMRRNSEAIRFPQHPLTVPLTKTDERVDV